A section of the Apodemus sylvaticus chromosome 10, mApoSyl1.1, whole genome shotgun sequence genome encodes:
- the LOC127695482 gene encoding olfactory receptor 1A1-like: MREENESSTTDFTLLGVTRQREQENFFFILFLFIYPITVIGNMLIILAIYSDIRLHNPMYFFLANLSLVDIFFSSVTIPKMLSNHLLGSKTISFGGCMAQMYFMIGLANTDSYILAAMAYDRAVAISRPLHYATIMSPRPCVLLVAGSWVIGHTNALPHTLLTAKLSFCGNKDVANFYCDITPLLQLSCSDIRFNVKMMYLGVGVFSVPLLCIIISYVRVFSTVLRVPSTKGFLKALSTCGSHLTVVSLYYGTVMGMYFRPLTSYSLKHALITVMYTAVTPMLNPFIYSLRNRDMKAALRKLFHCTSSSSPM; the protein is encoded by the coding sequence ATGAGAGAAGAAAACGAGTCTTCTACCACAGATTTCACTCTCCTGGGAGTTACAAGGCAGCGGGAGCAGGAAaatttcttcttcatcctcttcctgtTCATTTACCCCATCACAGTGATCGGGAACATGCTCATCATCCTAGCCATCTACTCTGACATTCGCCTTCATAaccccatgtactttttcctggCCAACCTCTCCCTTGTTGACATCTTCTTCTCCTCTGTAACTATCCCCAAGATGTTGTCCAACCATCTACTGGGTAGCAAGACCATCTCCTTTGGGGGATGTATGGCACAGATGTACTTCATGATAGGCTTGGCAAATACAGACAGTTATATCCTAGCTGCAATGGCCTATGACCGAGCTGTGGCCATCAGCCGCCCACTTCATTATGCAACAATTATGAGTCCACGACCTTGTGTCCTGTTGGTTGCTGGGTCCTGGGTGATTGGGCATACCAATGCACTGCCCCATACCCTACTCACAGCCAAATTGTCCTTCTGTGGCAATAAGGATGTGGCCAATTTCTACTGTGACATTACGCCTTTGCTGCAGCTGTCCTGTTCTGACATTCGCTTCAATGTGAAGATGATGTACCTTGGGGTGGGCGTCTTCTCTGTTCCACTGCTGTGCATCATCATCTCCTATGTCCGGGTCTTTTCCACGGTCTTGCGGGTTCCATCCACCAAGGGCTTCCTCAAGGCCTTGTCCACCTGTGGCTCTCACCTGACAGTGGTGTCTTTGTATTATGGGACAGTCATGGGCATGTATTTCCGGCCCCTGACCAGTTACAGTCTGAAGCATGCATTGATAACTGTGATGTACACGGCCGTGACCCCAATGCTGAACCctttcatctacagcctgaggaaccgGGACATGAAGGCTGCTCTGAGGAAACTCTTTCACTGTACCTCCTCCTCATCCCCCATGTGA